The Coffea eugenioides isolate CCC68of chromosome 8, Ceug_1.0, whole genome shotgun sequence genome has a segment encoding these proteins:
- the LOC113780231 gene encoding probable LRR receptor-like serine/threonine-protein kinase At2g16250, which translates to MTRVYDNWDRLVGATLLREELRLIAQRTPSDISSASPSPSSTSSSSSSLARKSFTYGQILQATHNLSSSNLIMAGLTGDLYTGVLEGRIRVVVKKVHSSFTKEDFYLKQELLFYSKVTHPRFVPLLGHCLENEMHKFLVYKFMPRMDLYSFWFKKAVQSHNDDCLDWLSWDKRLKIARGVAEGLDYLHHKCDPPLVHRNIDAGGILLDDNFEARLGRLNQVCTEVKETNRNKVARFLQLTKDSEKRSPGTSEATCAFDVFCFGKLLLELVTGKLNFRPPNFPIMKDDTMANTLSYITSLDKKLIGNIVDRSLIIDEELLMEVWAIAFVAKACLDPKPSKRPELSFILEALHNPMTVVTSNFLRWPSRRKGKNTQKTEGR; encoded by the exons ATGACCAGAGTTTACGACAACTGGGACAGGCTGGTCGGAGCTACGTTGCTTAGGGAGGAGCTCCGGCTCATTGCTCAAAGAACTCCCAGCGATATTTCTTCAGCATCACCATCACCTTCTtcaacatcatcatcatcatcatcattagcCAGGAAGTCATTTACATATGGACAAATCCTCCAAGCCACCCACAACTTGAGTAGCTCCAACTTGATCATGGCTGGCCTCACGGGGGATCTGTATACAGGTGTTTTAGAGGGCAGAATACGGGTAGTAGTCAAGAAAGTCCACTCGTCCTTCACGAAAGAGGACTTTTACCTGAAACAGGAATTGTTATTTTATTCCAAAGTTACTCATCCTAGATTTGTCCCTCTTTTGGGACATTGCTTGGAGAATGAGATGCACAAGTTTCTTGTTTACAAATTTATGCCTCGTATGGACTTGTACAGCTTTTGGTTCAAGAAAGCTGTTCAATCTCACAATGATGACTGTTTAGATTGGTTGAGCTGGGACAAGAGATTAAAGATAGCAAGAGGAGTTGCTGAGGGTCTGGATTATTTACACCATAAATGTGATCCACCACTTGTTCATAG AAATATTGATGCTGGCGGCAtacttcttgatgataattttGAAGCGCGGCTAGGGAGGCTTAATCAGGTCTGTACTGAGGTGAAAGAGACAAATCGGAACAAGGTGGCTAGGTTCCTGCAGTTGACAAA GGATTCTGAAAAAAGAAGTCCTG GTACATCTGAAGCAACATGTGCCTTCGATGTTTTTTGCTTTGGGAAACTTTTGCTCGAGCTAGTCACAGGCAAGCTGAATTTCAGACCTCCCAATTTTCCCATAATGAAGGATGATACGATGGCAAACACCTTGTCTTACATCACTTCACTTGATAAGAAGCTTATTGGAAACATTGTGGACCGGTCTTTAATCATTGATGAGGAACTTTTGATGGAGGTATGGGCTATAGCTTTTGTTGCCAAGGCCTGTCTTGACCCCAAGCCCTCTAAGCGACCAGAATTGTCATTCATACTTGAGGCTTTACACAATCCTATGACTGTTGTAACCAGTAACTTTCTCCGGTGGCCGAGCCGTCGAAAAGGCAAAAATACCCAAAAGACTGAAGGCAGGTAG